The sequence TACTtaaggttaaaattgtcaaatcGATGGAATTTGCTTTTATCTGCATGGACATCCAACAAATCAACATTCAGATCATACCTGGATTGCACTTTCCTTCAGTTAGACAAACAAGGACACATGCAAAAACACATATAGAcatggagagaaagagagaggcttTCTTCTAGCAAATAGAAATCAAGAGAACTATAATAATGCATACCCTGCCAAGCCCAGGCTCTCAAAAACCTCCTTAAGAGTCATATTTCCATCTCTAAATATGACAACATATCCAATGTAGTTATAGATTGTAATTAAGACATCAACAAAGTGAAATTGAAAAGGGAGAGAGTTTATAAGACATATCAAAACAGCACTGCATATGGTTGGTGCAACTAATGTTGGTTGAAACTAGAGATATGCCCGACTTCCAAAAACGAACGTTTTGCAGGGGAAGACAGAACAGTTTCTACCTCATCAGGTTCTTTTCTTAGCTTTGACATGATGAAGCGTAGGAGACGCTTCTGGTTCATGCATGCAGAATGATGCACATGTGTATCAACTTTTCTGATACACACAGTACCTGTGTTATTATAGAGAGAGAGCTTTGAATTTTTCCATGCACATTCACAGTATCTGAAATCAAATACTATAGTCCTAATTACAAGAAATCCCGAAGTCACCAATACAGtgttgttttaacttttaagttatAACTTTCAATTCCACTATgtagacaaaaacaaaatatagtaAGTTAAAAACCATACAAATGCAAAATCAAGATTTCAACTTTTAGTTCCACTATTTAGACTCCCCTGCAACatgaattctatttttttttttaccggaAACACGAATTGTGGCCAGCAATGCATAAAGATTCTCCCTATTTTCACCTATTGTTCTTATATGAGTGACGTATCTACTGTCTTGATCACCCACAATAGGTAGGTCATGTAACTTCTCTTTGTATGCTTCAAACCGATGAAGGTCATCTTCTGATTCTGGCAACTGAGTGGTTATCtacaaaatcagaaaaatattaattcaatttcatgtaaaaaaatttaaattttccaacaaataaaaaaacattaccTTGATTTGATAGGCGACAGAACCAAAATACTTCCACCTCCTATGAAACTCAACTATTGGGTTCAATACTGAGTGTTTGATGTCAGAATTTATCTGCATGAAAAACATTTAATTACTATgctgttttattattattttctttaaaaaaaccacttaataaaaatttaccttGTTTGTGTTCTTCGTATACTGAGCATATAATTTAAGCACACCctatgatttgaaaaaaaaaataataatatacacATATAAAAtcgttaaaaagaaatttaatttaaaactaaaaaataaaaaataaaaataaaaacctcagTAAAAGGCACGGCAGTATTTTTCTCAAGGATCTGGAAGCTTTCCAACAGTCTGTAcctgtataaaaaataaataaaaaattacatatagatatatttatatttatatttatttatataatatgatACTTACAAATCGTTCACTGgattcttctctttctctttgtgtAGATGATTAACATCCACtgtaataaaacaaaacaaagtgtTTAGACAAGCGACATATGAATTTGGGTGAGTACAAGATATCattataacttaaaataaaaataaacctaaAACTTCTTCTTTTGGATTATCTTCATCCTCGCACCAAAATTGAATTATCAACCTCGAAATCTCCTTATTTATAATGAGGCTTGCCAAGACTATAAGAGGAagttcaacaacaacaaaaaaaaaggtttaaacgCTATGCAAccatattatataaataaaaattctaaaaaaataatcttcAAAAAGTTCACAAAATTTACCATCaatgttttccaaaatttgtttTCCAATTGGGTCGGTAATATTGAATTCCGGGAATTCGATGGTAGTAGCATCTCCTGGTATATTAATTggaataataattttgttccTGAAACTATTGAACAAAACTTCTTTAAAACCAGCAGGATATCCAGTTTCCCCATCCCAAGTAACATACGTTGACTCATCAAAAAACTCCGAAAATCCATATTCATCATCCCATGTCCATTTAGGGTAATCTGTCAAATCATAAAACTCATGTGAAGGCAGAACTCTCGTTAAGTCACTTCCATTTTCCTTTGCAAAGTGGATGTCACATCCTAATTTTGCAAAAGAATCAGCCACTGTGTTGATATGACTACTAATCCACTCAAACTCAATGTTGCAACCCTTTCCCTCAAGCATCTTGGATCTAATCATCTTCAAAGTTTGGTCAACTTTAGTCTCTTTGTATTTCTTATTCCGACTGAGTTTAGCAGGAATGTAATTTGAATCCATTTGAATATTAAAGTCATTTAATTTATACCTATCAATAATCAACTTTCCCCATCTATATGCAGCCTTCACATCTAAGTCAAGAACTTCTTCATTGTCATTGATAGTCCACGACGACCCACAACAAATTGGGTAGTAATCCTGATCACGGACTACAAATCCCGTGCCGCCCAATTTTTTTCCCAAGTTTGCTTGGTACCTCTGCACTGCAGCATTTATGTTTACTGTGTAGAGGTGCTTTTGACTTGGTTCCCATGATGAATTATGGACACCACTTGAAGtacctaaatttaaaaaaagtaaacaagataaataaatataaattctcaaataaaacttaaaaagataTACATATGATAGCACACCTAccataaattaaaaactttttttttccatgataAGAAGAATCTCTCAAGATTCCTCTTGATTTGCAGTAGAACGCAAACATCATATGTAATACTTTTTGAACCTGCAAAAAGacaatacaaaaaagaaaagaaaaaaagaatgctAGTGATATCCACAAAAGACAAAGCAAAAAACACTTCAGGTTTTGCTGCTATTGTGATGACTTGAGAAATCCTGAAAACTCATTTagatttctaattaaaaagaaataaaaaaagatcatCATTTAGGATAATCAAAACAACCATTGTAAGCATCCAAATCTTGATAGCAGCAAATGTGACAATACAAGGCATTGAGAGTCCCCAGGTAAGTTGAAGGGATTGCAGCACAGTTTCTCCATGTAAAAAACCCATTCATTTAAGAACTCTTTAGAAAGAGTAGAACCACAGCATATTactgtttaaattattttgagcTTTAGTTATTTGAGGCCTCACTTGATTGCATGATCTCTACATTTTTCCCACCTAAACTAGAATAATCCAAAGGAGAAAAGTACTCTATAaagattttactttttttgtgaAGTGTGATTTCTTTCAGGCAAGAAATCGCTAATTAGTATCTCTTTAAGCATATAAAAGCATATTTAAGCACGGCCCATCATTCTAGCACAAATGTCCTTAAgtgtttttaaaaacatgaaaaatcaaACTCAACTGCTTGAAAGAAAATTCTAGTTCAGTTTTAACACCAAAGTATTACAGACCCACAAAATTGCAACTTCAAACAGGCAAAGGAAATACAATTTCAGCTACTTCATTTGAAGAAGCAGTAGGAATACAAGTTCACCTCCTTTGTTTGCAGGACAAGAGCTGAGTAATAGGCATTTAGGTTCTTATACTGGATAAAACTACATGTAAGCTCCTCAAGAGCTGGTTTCGAGGCAAAAAGTAGCTTATTTACAAATAGGGTCCGGTTAATGGATGCCCTTAAAGCATCTGTTAATGGGTCATTTTCGAAAAGTTTCGATACCATTTtgatgggaaatataaaaagatgtCAAATAAATCAgttgttctttcttttcccataaaaaacttcttaaaatatttcttaaattaattcccttagggcatttgttaacttttcccTTACAAATATAAGCATCTGCTAGTAGTAtctattgaatatatatatgtttgttttcCAAATATGCAGGAAGGGTTTATGTGGGTTTGACACCTGAAGTAGATAAGAATGATGTTCATcaacaagaacttcaagaagAGTATACCGCTGGTCCAGAAGTCAATTGAGTTAGCACCACCATTTGTGGTAGTGATCACATAGAGAAAGTGAACAAGGACTACAAAGATCCTctagaaattcttttttttttcttgaacatGTGAAGGTTAACAATACGCTTGAATCTCCAATTTCAACCATAAAAGGTGTTTCCAAGGATTCCAAAGAAGAGGATTTGAGTTTTATTAGAGAGGAGCTGATTTAAAAAACAACTTAGACATGTGTTCATTGAGTTTTACCGCAAGCTTGGTCTGCTAAAGCACTACAGGTGATAAGTTGTAAGTTGGTGTCTGCAATAAGACAAGGTCTTGCTTTTATgtcatttcattattttgtgCTTATTCATTTTGCAAATGGATGGACCAGTTTTATGAATCTTATTCTTATAGCATTTTCCAAGATCACGGAAAAGTATGAAAAGTTCAGATTCACACTTAACAAGTATATTGTTCTTTAGATTCCTAAGTTGCATACACTAATATAAATTAGtcaaataaaattatggaaATTTTATTTCGATAGTATTCTAATGAAAAATGTTTAACTTATGTAGATCACATCAAGGAGACATGTGAATAGTGGATAActcttaacaaatttttttgtttgttgataaACTGCTGGACAATCCCTCTTACAAGCACAGTCTAAAACTTCAGGGAGATTGTCCTTATTACAGCATAAAGCATCTAAAGAACAAGATACTTGCTACCTTGGCAATTTAACCTAATCTGACAAGGTTTCGTTTTATCTTTTGATGTTTGATCATAATATTGGTGAATCATACATGTCAGATTTTACCcattgaaattttagaatttggattttaacaCCTTAAGTTTTATTCAGTTTAAATTAGCAACATTTCCATCCATATTTTACTTGTGTTTAGTTCGtccaataaaatgatgtcaAGTCATCACAGAATATATGAACGGAGGGGCTCTTATGCAAATTGAATATAACTTTAGAGTTAAAATCCAAAATCTAAAACTTTAAtatgtaaaatccaaaaaaaaaaacccaaacttcAGGGCAAATAATGTTAAAATCAAAGCAAATAggataacagggaagcaaagaAACAAGAGTGTACCTCAACTGGCTTTGATGCCATGCCTGATGCCTCCCTTCCCTTTCAATATCCCCTTTGGCTGCCAAATACCCACAGCAAATGGAAACCCTCCCCTTCTATGGCTTTTTTTGCCTTTccttttttaacaataaaattcacaattttgttACCCTAAACCCTAACACAACGCCTCACATGGGCTTGCcacaacgtttttttttttttttttttttgggtgggggttGGAACGCAACTAGGAAGGCCTAAGAGAAAGTAgacacacaatttttttacacTTACGGTAAATTGTTAAATGATaagtacaatatatatatatacacacacacacggtaTTAAAAGAGGTATCCAGTGTAGAATATAGGACATGTACAATGCTGGTGCTTGAGCCAAATTGAAGTACCACCTACTCGGTAAGAAGCGCATACAGGTTGTTGCTTGAATCTGCTAAAAATGTTGGACCGGGCTGCTCAAATCCACCTTACTTTAATTGTTTGTGCAAATAAGTTCCCAATAAGGTTTATACCTTTGAAGAGGTTGAAGCCTTTGCTTGTTTACCTCGTAAGGCTAGAGAATTTGAAGTTTATCAAGCTTGGCTTGAGGAAGTTCCTAATGATGTTGAGCCTTTGGTGCTCCATGGCTTGATGTAATACCTACTATTttgaattaatgaaattttagtCTTGatgctcaaaaaaataaatgataattcaataattggggATGGGAGGATTTGAAACCAGAGGTGCCAAGTGAGCTACAAGACTTTTGCTTGTTGCCCAGCTATTACTAGTATTGATTTTACATGTTATGGTAATTCATGTTCCAGTAGAGCCTTGAGATTATAGGTTGAAGTTCCTGGGGATGAACTGTCATTGTGTATTTGTGTGATTTCTATCTACATAGGCAGCCCTTgcttccactttttttttaaaatgaataaattctcAATGTTTTAGTAGCAGTAAaacatttaacttttttttcacaGCTGAAGCCTGAGAGGCTACATGAATGCATTTGGTAATTCTTTTCCAGTAAAGCTTCTTTTAAACTAAGCTTTACATCACGAGATGATTGAATAAAGGAGCAATTGTGCAAGAAATAAAATCCATAATCTAGTTTTGCAAAGTTAAACGCAATGAAGCATACAATTTGAAACAGAAACATGAGCCCATTACACCCAAAACTCATATTTAAACAAAACCAGAAAAGCTTAGGAGGCCTCGGCAGCAGGTTGGGTCATTCCCAACTTCACTAAGAGCTTGCTCAGGGACTCTGGTGAGCAAACCTGGTACTTGACATTTCCTGAAGGCAAGAGGAATACCTCAGCCAATGTCCACAGTCGGACAATCAAAGGAAATAAAATCAACATCCTGATCCGTGCTCATCCTTGCTAGCATATCCACACACCGATTAGCTTGACGGTCCCAATAACGCATTATTAAAACATAGGAAACTACAAATGCACAGACCATGATATTGAATCGGCTAACAAACTATCTTCTAATTTACCAAGTGAAACTTCAACATTGAAAATGTAGGAGTCCCAGTGATTTTTTTGATAGCTCATGAAACCTCTGATGCCCAGGCCATCATATTGAAACTGCCTCATGCTTTGTCTCCATTCATAGTTTTGACTGCTTCTACAACTTACACCTCCTCGAAAGGTGTTTCCAACCCAACTGCCTCCTCACTGTCAAGTATTTTCAATTGCTGCCCATCTAGTGTTGGTCTCCAGTTTAGTGTTTCATAATACAGATTTTATAAAACAGTAAAATGCCTCCCTTAATCTCATCTGCATTTCTTGTTGTGTTTCCCTCAAAGAATAGACTCCCAATAAAACTATTTCTATGGTGTGAATTAGCCTGGCGATGAGCATGACAAAATTGACGCTTTTGAGGAAGACAATACCAACTAAGTGCTTGTTTGGTGTTACTTTTTTCCTTTGGGATATTTTGCTTGCGAAGGCCTTGTAGCTCAAAAGGCACCTCCTGGTCTTTTCCATAGAAACttttagggttcaaattccCCTTTCATTGTTGTAACCTAGGAAGCACGGACACTTCATTTAGGGTGCTGTACTGCTGTCGTACCGGCCATTTCATGTTgtaattttttagaaagttcTTGTGTCATTGTGTTGTCTCTGTACCCGTATCTATGTCTATGCTTTCTAggttgtaactattgaattagtttattttgctttaaaaatCAACTGAGcatgtatccaaaaaaaaaaaaggtatgtcTGGTAATACATTCTGTTTTGGGATGCAAAAAATATAGACCACAAAGGAACTAAACAGAGAAATATCATAACACTAACAATTATATAAGCTAAATTATAAGTTataaacaacccaaaaaaaaaaaaaaaacaacaacaattgcATAGCAAAGAAGACATTTACATTACCTCCCCATAGAAAGAACACCCTTTACATGTTTGACATCACTAAATTCACCAACAACAGTTTTTTCACCTTCTCTTTTTTGCTCTTCATTCAATGGGGCTGTTCTTCCACCCACAACATCAGCCACTTGGGCAACAAACCCCTTATCAATCTACAAATACAGTACACACTAATCCCATTATTACACACATAAATTCAAATAACAAGTACATTATACAGCATAATCagcttataaaaaaatcattaaaataccCGAAAAAGTGATTGGTATTGTAACATCCCAACCGAACAAGCTTGAAAATGTGGTCAACAGTTTTGGGTGCAACGGTTGGTAAGAAACCGAAACCGAATTCGATGTCTCCATAGTTTGTCTGTTTTCCGAAAATgttaaacacaaaaataaattaaagcacaacaaaaattttaactaaaccaaatcaaattacattaaaataatcgAAAAAATAAGAACCTGGAACACTACACGAACAGAACCCAGTTGGGGTTCTTCTTGGGACAGTGCACTAACTGAAATAATTGATGCCACGCACCAGAGTAAGCTAAAGGGGATCCATACATTACAtgcccactttttttttttagctccaAAATTAGGTGTATGATCTGAAATTTTTCGACATTATGAGTATCAAAAATATTACTATAGTATGTTATATGACACGAGAAACTTCACATTTTGGTTCTTGACTCCAAAAACGAAAGAAATATTGGATGTCGAAATTGGGCTGGGTAATGGGCCCATTGGTAGAAGGGTTTGGGCTAATTTTtgtgtattcatttttttacatggacaaaatcaaaataactCTAAACTTTGAGGATGTGAATTGTAATTGATAGTAATAGAAACTATTTTTGAATGGTTTTGTATGTTGGGCTTTTGGTCTTAAGACTGGGAAGGCTAATTGCTTTGCTCATAACATTTCCCAATGGGCTTCTACTTTCATTGCTTGGGGGCCCTCTCCCCTCCTCGTGTTCTCTCAATGGGTTTTTGTATGTTGTGTAGGGTTATGGAGAGGCCCCTTGTAGCTCCCaagacttttttctttttaatttatgaaaaaaccttttgtttttctggtattaataaaaatataaaatacgtGTCTAGGGTGACGTATGCATGAGTCGAGTTTGAAGATTTTTTCAACCCAACTTGAGTTTGTTGTGTTGAGAAATTCTTAACCCAACCAATCACATGTAGAGATGTGCATAGGTCGGGTTGAGGGAATTTTTTGACCTAACCCACCAtagtgggttaaaaaaaatccaaccctACACAACCCATCACAGGtattcaacccaacccacacaAATCGAGTTGGGTCAAGTTAAACCCATAGGTtggacaatttttattattattaaattgagcaaaataatatatctcacttGCCACCTAAGTTGATAAACAATATATACATGAACTAATATTTCAACTCAGttataaacaaataagaaaaagtgGAGTGAGAGTGGGAGTGGGAGGCAGCAGAGAGAAACATAAGATTGATAAGGTTTGCGAGGTAATTGAGTTTTATATAGGAAGAgttaaataagggaaaaa comes from Castanea sativa cultivar Marrone di Chiusa Pesio chromosome 3, ASM4071231v1 and encodes:
- the LOC142628104 gene encoding uncharacterized protein LOC142628104 isoform X1; this translates as MASKPVEVQKVLHMMFAFYCKSRGILRDSSYHGKKKFLIYGTSSGVHNSSWEPSQKHLYTVNINAAVQRYQANLGKKLGGTGFVVRDQDYYPICCGSSWTINDNEEVLDLDVKAAYRWGKLIIDRYKLNDFNIQMDSNYIPAKLSRNKKYKETKVDQTLKMIRSKMLEGKGCNIEFEWISSHINTVADSFAKLGCDIHFAKENGSDLTRVLPSHEFYDLTDYPKWTWDDEYGFSEFFDESTYVTWDGETGYPAGFKEVLFNSFRNKIIIPINIPGDATTIEFPEFNITDPIGKQILENIDVLASLIINKEISRLIIQFWCEDEDNPKEEVLVDVNHLHKEKEKNPVNDLYRLLESFQILEKNTAVPFTEGVLKLYAQYTKNTNKINSDIKHSVLNPIVEFHRRWKYFGSVAYQIKITTQLPESEDDLHRFEAYKEKLHDLPIVGDQDSRYVTHIRTIGENRENLYALLATIRVSGKKKNRIHVAGESK
- the LOC142628104 gene encoding uncharacterized protein LOC142628104 isoform X2, with protein sequence MMFAFYCKSRGILRDSSYHGKKKFLIYGTSSGVHNSSWEPSQKHLYTVNINAAVQRYQANLGKKLGGTGFVVRDQDYYPICCGSSWTINDNEEVLDLDVKAAYRWGKLIIDRYKLNDFNIQMDSNYIPAKLSRNKKYKETKVDQTLKMIRSKMLEGKGCNIEFEWISSHINTVADSFAKLGCDIHFAKENGSDLTRVLPSHEFYDLTDYPKWTWDDEYGFSEFFDESTYVTWDGETGYPAGFKEVLFNSFRNKIIIPINIPGDATTIEFPEFNITDPIGKQILENIDVLASLIINKEISRLIIQFWCEDEDNPKEEVLVDVNHLHKEKEKNPVNDLYRLLESFQILEKNTAVPFTEGVLKLYAQYTKNTNKINSDIKHSVLNPIVEFHRRWKYFGSVAYQIKITTQLPESEDDLHRFEAYKEKLHDLPIVGDQDSRYVTHIRTIGENRENLYALLATIRVSGKKKNRIHVAGESK